GCCCACGAAGGGACTCGAACCCCTACACCCGAAGGCACATGGACCTGAACCATGCGCGTCTACCAATTCCGCCACGTGGGCACTGATGCTGCTTTGCTGCTTGTCGCTGCGTGTTCTGCAGCGAGGACAAAATCATAAGGGCTGGCGCGCATTCGGTCAATCAACATTTTGCACTTTTCTTAAAGAAATACCTTTTCCACCTGAAAAAAGGCATTTCCCTAGGAATGGAGGATGGATGCAGCTGTTTTTTTAGCAAAAACAGGCGTTTGGCGCTTATTGGGGCAGGGTGATGGTTTGCGTGCCTATCTGCAGCAAGCGTCCGCCAGACACCGGCTGCAATGAAGTTGGCACCGATTTGCAGCCGATATCGAGCACGATCAGGAACTCTGCCGCCATGGCCGGGCTGGTCTTGACGTAGGCGGCATGCTGCTGGCTGGCTTCGAGGGGCGGATTGGGGGCGCTAAAGCCGGACAATTGCTCCTCGTCTGGCCGTAGTGATTGCAGGCAAAGTGATGCCGTGCCATTTTCTATGCTGGCTCGGCCATTCGGGTAAAGGTACAAGGTATTGAGTGCATGGATGTTCCATTCGAAAGTGCGGGCCGTCGCGGAGGTCAGCTTGTCGAGTACTACCACCACGTCATTCTGGCGCGAGTACCATACCTGGCGCCTGGCCAGGCTCAGGTCGTTGCTGTAGGCGGCGCTGGCATCGCCTTCCACATAGTCGAGGTCCGTACCGTGCGTGAAGGCCGTGATCTTGCCGTTTTTGTAGCGCGTCTCGTAATGGCCTTCGACGAGTTGGCCTTTTCCGCCATCAAATGTGATGGCGTTATGCGCGCGCGACTGGCGGTACCAGCTTTTCGAGAGCGGCGATGCATAGTAGTCCTGGTAGCCGGCTTCGATCAGCAGTGGTTTGTTGCCGCTGTTGATGACCAGGCTGTTTTGATCGCCGTGGCTGTGATTGAAGGCTCCAAACGGACTCGATTTGAAGTAGACGGAAGTGCGGGCAGCATTGCTGATGTCGCTATGCATGGCCGCCCAGCCAATGCTGGGAAAGAGCATGGCGTTGGGCGGTGCTTCGGGTGCGACCGTATCGGCGGGAAGCGGGTAGGGCGCCTGCAGCAGGGTGATGGGATTTTCTTGTGCGCCTGGCTGGTTGCTGTACCAGGCGGCCGCTGGCGTGGCTTGCCGTGCTACATATGCCTTCAGGAGTGCCGGGTCCGGTTTGCTTTCATGGACATCGCCGAAGACATGGCGCGGTGCGTTCGGTGGAATGAACTGCATGAAATAATTGGAGAATCCCGCCGTCCAGGGTTTGTTGAACAGGCTGACGCCAGTGGCTTCGGCCAGCGGCTGCCATAATTGCATTTGCATGTCGGTGGTGTACTGGCCATACGCCGAGCCGTTGGCAAAGCCGCCTTCCGGGCCACTCCAGACGTGGACGATATGCATGTACGAGCGCACGGCGAAGTTGAACCAGGCTTGCGCTTCCGGTCTGGCATCGAGCAGCAGGGTTGAGGTGGCGGCAAGGTAACCGAGCGCCTCGACGCCGTGCGAGTCCATGGGGGACTGGTCCAGACGTCCGCCGGCGATGGACAGGTCCGCATAAATCGGTGTCAGCCGCTGCGCGGCGACCGACAGCCAGTGCGCGCGGCGAGGTGCGTCCAGATCCAGCCACAGAAAATCGGCGCCCTTCGCAAGTACCAGGGCAATCATGCGCGCGACCTGATCCTGCGCCTTATAGCTGGTGGGGCCCTCCGGATTCAGCGCGGCCAACTGGTCGCCGCGCAGTATGGCTTCGTCCAGATATCTGCGTTCCTGTGTCAGGCGAAACAGGAGGGCGGCCGCTTCCATCTGCCGGATCACGGCGCCGGCGGCATTGGCAATGCGGTTGTACTGGCCGCTATCGTTGGGCTGGGTCCACAGGCCATCGTGGACGCTGGCCACGGCGGTGGTATTCAGATTGACCTCACTCACGAGGCGGTTCAGGAAGGGGCGCCGTTTGCTGTTCATGGCGGCATCCCAGGCGCTTGCTTGCGCAAAGGAGGCTGGCAACTGGCGCGGGCGCGGGTGGGCTCGCACGGTGGCCGCCAGCTCGGACGATTCGGGAACGACAAAAGTGCGTGAATTGCTGTCGATGGTAAATGGCCGCTTATTGGACCAGTCGGGGGACGTCGAGAGAGGGCTCACGCGCCATTCATAATTGCCTGGCGGCAGTGCGCTTGACGGCAGCAGGAAGTTGCGCGAAACGGTGTGGGTGCTTGCTGTGCCCTCAGCCGGCAAAATCTCCACGACATATTGCGCGGGATAGCTGGCATGGCGCGGCCAGGCAAAGGAAGGGGGATTTTGCACCTGCAAAGTCACCTGTTCGGGCGCCGGTTTGACGATTTCGGGGCTGCTGGAACGGGTGGTCACCCAGTCGGTCGCCTGGCTGGTGCCAGCGCCGAGGCTTAATACGATGAGGCTGCTGAAAAGAATCCGTTTGTGTTTGCCGGGCCTGCATGTCATGACGTCTCTCCGTAATGCTGTTGCCAGCCACGCGCGATGCGTGGCATGGGGGAGATGTCAATATACTATTAAATGGAATGCAAATATTCTTTTTTGATAATTATTTGGCGTTCGATGTGCTGCATCGGAAATGAAAAAAGCCGCAAACTCGTGAAAGTTTGCGGCTTTTTTGCGAATTAGGTAATGGTGCCCACGAAGGGACTCGAACCCCTACACCCGAAGGCACATGGACCTGAACCATGCGCGTCTACCAATTCCGCCACGTGGGCACTGATGCTGCTGTGACTTATTACTTTACTGCTCGAGTACTTGTTGCAAAATAACTTTACAGCAATTCTGCTATTATAGCGACTTGAAGAGTTTTGCGCCAGATGAGCTTTCGCTCCATACTGCACATCAACCCTGTACCGCTTTCCTGCAACTGCATTCCCGTGAAGGTTTGTTGCTGCAAGAGACCGAGATTATAGAGCAATATTTGCCGAAGTCAAATGCATTGCGCAGCTTTTCTCCTTTTTTTCATCGGCGGGGCACTTGTTCGGTTTCCGCTACGCTGTGCGTTAGGCAAACCAAGGCGTCCTCCGGTACACTACCGCACATCACCGTGTCAATATTGACGGTGATGTCATCGGTCTTTGTCTTCCGTTTGATCACTGTCAATAACAACTATAGAAATACTTTTGAGCCAAAATACCCACACCATCCCCAGCCGGGAGGACATTCTCGGCATATTCCGCAGCGTCAACGCGCCTCTCGACCCGCAGTCTCTCGGGAAAACGCTGCAAGTGCATGCCGATTCCATGGATGTCCTGGTCCGTCGCCTGAAGGCGATGGAGCGCGACGGCCAGCTCAAGTCTGACGCCAGCGGTGTTTTCAGCCTGGCCGACCAGAGCGCGCTTGTCGCCGGTCGCGTCATGAGCCACCGCGACGGCTTCGGCTTTGTCATTCCCGACGACGCCAGCGCCGACCTGTTCCTGCCCGAGAAAGAAATGCAGAAAGTTCTGCATGGCGACAAGGTCATGGCCCGCATCGTCGGCACGGACCGCCGCGGCCGCCCGGAAGGCACGATCGTTGAAGTCACGCAGCGCGCCAATACCCACGTCATCGGCCGCCTGATCCAGGAAAACGGCACCTGGGTCGTGGCGCCGGAAGACCAGCGCATCGGCCAGGACATTCTCGTCACCGGTTCGGTGGGCAAGGCGAAAGCCGGCCAGATCGTCAGCGTCGAGCTGACCGAGCAGCCGATGCGCTTCAAGCAGCCGGTCGGCAAGATCGTCGAAGTGCTCGGGGCGCTCGATGACCCCGGCATGGAAATCGAGATTGCCGTGCGCAAATTCAATGTGCCGCACATCTTTTCCGCCGCCGCCCTCAAGCAAGCTGAAAAACTGCCATTCGAAGTGCGCGCCGCCGATCTGAAAGACCGCGTCGACCTGCGCGACGTGCCGCTCGTCACCATCGACGGCGAAGACGCGCGCGACTTTGACGATGCCGTGTATTGCGAACCCGTCAAGGTAGGCCGCGCCAACTGCTTCCGCCTGATCGTGGCGATTGCCGACGTCAGCCATTACGTGAAACCGAACGACGCGCTCGATATCGACGCGCTCGAACGCAGCACGTCCGTCTACTTCCCGCGCCGCGTGATCCCGATGCTGCCGGAAAAACTGTCGAATGGCCTGTGTTCGCTGAACCCGGCCGTCGACCGTTTGACCCTCGTCTGCGACGCCGTCGTCAGCGACAAGGGCGAACTGAAGGCTTACCAGTTCTACCCGGCCGTGATTCACTCGGCCGCGCGCCTCACGTATGACGAAGTCGCTGCCGTGCTGGGCAATACCAAGGGACCTGAAGCGGCACGCCGCGCGGACATCCTGCCGCACCTGCAGAACCTGGAAGCCGTCTACCGCGCCTTGCTGAAAGCACGCACGGAGCGGGGCGCCATCGACTTCGAGACGACGGAAACGTATATCGTCTGCAACAGCGCTGGCAAGATCGAAAAGATCATCCCGCGCACGCGCAACGAAGCGCACAAGATCATCGAAGAGTGCATGCTGGCGGCCAACGTCTGCGCGGCTGATTTGTTGCTGCGTAATAAGCATCCAGGCACCTACCGCATCCACGCCAGCCCGACCAAGGAAAAGCTCACGCAAGTGCGTACTTTCCTGAAACAGGTTGGCTTGAACCTGACGGGCGGCGACACGCCGTCGGCATCCGATTACCAGACCCTGATGCAGCAGATCAAGCAGCGTCCCGATGCGGCTCTGCTGCAAACGATGCTGCTGCGCTCGATGCAGCAAGCCGTCTACAGCCCGGACAATATCGGCCACTTCGGCCTGGCTTACGAGGCGTATGCCCACTTCACCAGCCCGATCCGCCGCTATCCCGACCTGCTGACGCACCGCGCCATCAAGGCCATTTTGCAAGGCAAGAAATACGAGCCGAAACTGTCCGATAAGGTCGTGCTGAACACCAACGTGTCGAACGCCACGCGCAAGCAGCTGGCGAAGGACAAGGCCGACGGCAAGCCGAAGAAGACGGACCTGACCATCTGGGACGCGCTGGGCGTGCATTGCTCGGCCAACGAGCGCCGCGCCGATGAAGCGTCGCGCGACGTGGAAGCCTGGCTCAAGTGCTACTTCATGCAAGATAAGCTGGGCGAAGAATTCACCGGCACCATCACCGGCGTGACCACCTTCGGCGTCTTCGTGCAGCTCGACACCCTGTTTGTCGAAGGCCTGGTGCACGTCACCGAGCTCGGTACCGACTACTTCCAGTACGACGATGCGCGCCATGAATTGCGCGGCGAACGCACGGGCAAGCGCTACCAGCTGACCGACCGTTTGACGGTGCAAGTGGCGCGTGTCGACCTGGAAACGCGCAAGATCGACCTGCGTCTGGTCACCGATGCGGAACTGGCGGGCGAAGAAGCGCCGGCCAAGCAGTCTGACGGCAAGCGCAAGGGCGAAAAGAAGTCGATGGTCAAGCCCGGTCCCGCGACCGAGCAGCGCCATGAAATCAAGGCCAGCGGCAACAACGGCGGCAAATCCGGCAATGGTTCCGGCGGCCCTGCCAATGGCGCCAAACCTGCCGCCAAGGCGCAAACCAAGGCAGCGCCGCAAGCAGCAGCCCCCAAGGCCGCCGCGCCGAAGCGCAGCAAGAAACCAGCCGCGGCACCCGCTGCGGCGGCACCACGAGCAGCAAAAACTGTATCAAAATCAAGCAAGAACAAGCGATAAAAGAAACGATAACAAATGAAGAATAAAATGATTTTCGGCTTCCACGCCGTCACTTCGCGTCTGCGTCATGAAGCGTCGTCCGTGGAAGAAATTTTCGTCGATGCCAGCCGCGTCGACGGCCGCATGAAGGACATGATCGCCGCCGCCAAGGCGGCCAACGTGCGCGTCATGCCCGTCGATTCGTCGCGTCTCGATAAAATCGTCGGCACGCGCCGCCATCAGGGCGTGATCGCGTTTGCGTCGCAGCTGTCGCTGGCGCGCAATCTCGACGAGCTGCTGGACGCCATCGATGGCCCGCCGCTGCTGTTGATTCTCGACGGTATCACCGACCCGCATAACCTGGGCGCCTGCCTGCGCGTGGCCGACGGCGTCGGCGCACATGCCGTCATCGTGCCGAAGGACCGCGCCGTGGGCTTGAACGCCACGGCCGCCAAGGTTGCCAGCGGCGCCGCCGAAACCGTCCCGTACATCACCGTGACGAACCTGGCGCGCACCATGCGCGAACTGAAGGACCGCGGCATCTGGCTGATCGGCACCTCGGACGACGGCGAAAAAGGCTTGTACGAAGCCGATTTCACGGGCCCGACGGCCCTCGTCATGGGTTCCGAAGGCGAAGGCATGCGCCGCTTGACGCGCGACACCTGCGACATCCTCGTCAGCATCCCGATGTTCGGCTCCGTCGAGAGCCTGAACGTGTCCGTGGCATCGGGTGTGTGCCTCTACGAAGCCCGCCGCCAGCGCATTGCGCTGGAAGCCTAAAAAACGTCCATGGCGGCGTTGCATTGCCTCGCCGTACATTCGTACTGTCTTCGGCAATGCGCCTTGCCCTGAACGTTTTGTAGCGCTTCCAGAAAATCAGCCGCCGCCCTTGAGGCGGCGGTTGTTTATCTGCCTCTCCGGCAGCACGCCGCCGAATACGCTACCATTTGCATTCCACCTTATCCATTTTCATTATGTTCCACCACCTGCGCGAAGACATCAACAGCATCATTGAACGTGACCCGGCCGCCCGCAATGGCTGGGAGGTGCTGACCTGTTATCCGGGCCTGCACGCCATCGTCATGCACGGCTGGGCGCACTGGTGCTGGACGCGGCACATGAAATGGGTGGGGCGCTTCATTTCGTATATCGCCCGCATCATCACGGGCATCGAAATCCATCCCGGCGCCGTCATCGGCCGGCGCGTCTTCATCGACCACGGTTTCGGCGTGGTGATCGGCGAGACGGCCGTCGTCGGCGACGATTGCACCATCTACCAGGGGGTTACCTTGGGCGGCACCTCGCTGCACAGCGGCGCCAAGCGCCATCCGACCCTGGAGCGCGGCGTCATCGTCGGCGCCGGCGCGCAGGTGCTGGGCAGTTTTACCGTGGGCGAGTACGCCAAGGTGGGCTCGAACGCCGTGCTATTGAAACCCGTGCCGTCCGGCGCCACGGCCGTCGGCAACCCCGCGCACATCGTGCAAAAGGATGTCAGCGCCTTGCGCGAAGGCAGTACGGCGCACCTGTTCGCCGCGTATGGCGTCACGCCCAACGGCGACGATCCGCTGTCGAAGGCCCTGCAAGGCCTGATCACGCATGCCGTGGCGCAGGAGCAGCGCATCGAAACCATCCTCGCCACCCTGAAGGCGGCGGGCATCTGCTGCCAGGGCGTGCCCGAGTGTGATAAATTCGATTCCGAGCAAATGAACAAGCTGGTTGATTAAGGATACAGGCATGAATACTGATGTGACGGCAGGCGAAAAAAGCAATGACAATCCGAATCTGCTCGATCCCTTCGAGATCCGCGTGCTGGCCGTGCTGGCCGAAAAGGAAGCGCTGACGCCGGACAGCTACCCGCTCTCGCTGAACGCGCTGACGAACGGCTGCAACCAGCTGTCGAGCCGCGACCCCGTCATGGCCCTCTCCGAGGAAACCGTGTACGACGTGCTGCAGCGCTTGATGCAGCGCAAGTTCGTCAACGGCATCACGCAGGCGGGCGCGCGGGTCGCCAAGTACGAACACCGTATGCGCATCAAGTGGTCGCTGGAACAGGACAAGCTGGCCATCCTGACGATCTTGATGCTGCGCGGCTTGCAGACGGCGGGCGAAATCCGCAGCCGCAGCGGCCGTGTGCACGAATTCAAGTCCGTCGCCGAGGTGGAATCCGGCCTGCAATTTTTGATCGACAAATACCCGCCGCTGGTGGCGAAGCTGGCCGTCGCCCCCGGCGCCAAGGAACCACGCTACGGCCATTTGCTGGGCGGCGAGGAAGCGCTGGCGCA
This window of the Janthinobacterium agaricidamnosum genome carries:
- a CDS encoding heparinase II/III domain-containing protein — translated: MTTRSSSPEIVKPAPEQVTLQVQNPPSFAWPRHASYPAQYVVEILPAEGTASTHTVSRNFLLPSSALPPGNYEWRVSPLSTSPDWSNKRPFTIDSNSRTFVVPESSELAATVRAHPRPRQLPASFAQASAWDAAMNSKRRPFLNRLVSEVNLNTTAVASVHDGLWTQPNDSGQYNRIANAAGAVIRQMEAAALLFRLTQERRYLDEAILRGDQLAALNPEGPTSYKAQDQVARMIALVLAKGADFLWLDLDAPRRAHWLSVAAQRLTPIYADLSIAGGRLDQSPMDSHGVEALGYLAATSTLLLDARPEAQAWFNFAVRSYMHIVHVWSGPEGGFANGSAYGQYTTDMQMQLWQPLAEATGVSLFNKPWTAGFSNYFMQFIPPNAPRHVFGDVHESKPDPALLKAYVARQATPAAAWYSNQPGAQENPITLLQAPYPLPADTVAPEAPPNAMLFPSIGWAAMHSDISNAARTSVYFKSSPFGAFNHSHGDQNSLVINSGNKPLLIEAGYQDYYASPLSKSWYRQSRAHNAITFDGGKGQLVEGHYETRYKNGKITAFTHGTDLDYVEGDASAAYSNDLSLARRQVWYSRQNDVVVVLDKLTSATARTFEWNIHALNTLYLYPNGRASIENGTASLCLQSLRPDEEQLSGFSAPNPPLEASQQHAAYVKTSPAMAAEFLIVLDIGCKSVPTSLQPVSGGRLLQIGTQTITLPQ
- the rnr gene encoding ribonuclease R, with the protein product MSQNTHTIPSREDILGIFRSVNAPLDPQSLGKTLQVHADSMDVLVRRLKAMERDGQLKSDASGVFSLADQSALVAGRVMSHRDGFGFVIPDDASADLFLPEKEMQKVLHGDKVMARIVGTDRRGRPEGTIVEVTQRANTHVIGRLIQENGTWVVAPEDQRIGQDILVTGSVGKAKAGQIVSVELTEQPMRFKQPVGKIVEVLGALDDPGMEIEIAVRKFNVPHIFSAAALKQAEKLPFEVRAADLKDRVDLRDVPLVTIDGEDARDFDDAVYCEPVKVGRANCFRLIVAIADVSHYVKPNDALDIDALERSTSVYFPRRVIPMLPEKLSNGLCSLNPAVDRLTLVCDAVVSDKGELKAYQFYPAVIHSAARLTYDEVAAVLGNTKGPEAARRADILPHLQNLEAVYRALLKARTERGAIDFETTETYIVCNSAGKIEKIIPRTRNEAHKIIEECMLAANVCAADLLLRNKHPGTYRIHASPTKEKLTQVRTFLKQVGLNLTGGDTPSASDYQTLMQQIKQRPDAALLQTMLLRSMQQAVYSPDNIGHFGLAYEAYAHFTSPIRRYPDLLTHRAIKAILQGKKYEPKLSDKVVLNTNVSNATRKQLAKDKADGKPKKTDLTIWDALGVHCSANERRADEASRDVEAWLKCYFMQDKLGEEFTGTITGVTTFGVFVQLDTLFVEGLVHVTELGTDYFQYDDARHELRGERTGKRYQLTDRLTVQVARVDLETRKIDLRLVTDAELAGEEAPAKQSDGKRKGEKKSMVKPGPATEQRHEIKASGNNGGKSGNGSGGPANGAKPAAKAQTKAAPQAAAPKAAAPKRSKKPAAAPAAAAPRAAKTVSKSSKNKR
- the rlmB gene encoding 23S rRNA (guanosine(2251)-2'-O)-methyltransferase RlmB, giving the protein MKNKMIFGFHAVTSRLRHEASSVEEIFVDASRVDGRMKDMIAAAKAANVRVMPVDSSRLDKIVGTRRHQGVIAFASQLSLARNLDELLDAIDGPPLLLILDGITDPHNLGACLRVADGVGAHAVIVPKDRAVGLNATAAKVASGAAETVPYITVTNLARTMRELKDRGIWLIGTSDDGEKGLYEADFTGPTALVMGSEGEGMRRLTRDTCDILVSIPMFGSVESLNVSVASGVCLYEARRQRIALEA
- the cysE gene encoding serine O-acetyltransferase — translated: MFHHLREDINSIIERDPAARNGWEVLTCYPGLHAIVMHGWAHWCWTRHMKWVGRFISYIARIITGIEIHPGAVIGRRVFIDHGFGVVIGETAVVGDDCTIYQGVTLGGTSLHSGAKRHPTLERGVIVGAGAQVLGSFTVGEYAKVGSNAVLLKPVPSGATAVGNPAHIVQKDVSALREGSTAHLFAAYGVTPNGDDPLSKALQGLITHAVAQEQRIETILATLKAAGICCQGVPECDKFDSEQMNKLVD
- a CDS encoding YceH family protein, yielding MNTDVTAGEKSNDNPNLLDPFEIRVLAVLAEKEALTPDSYPLSLNALTNGCNQLSSRDPVMALSEETVYDVLQRLMQRKFVNGITQAGARVAKYEHRMRIKWSLEQDKLAILTILMLRGLQTAGEIRSRSGRVHEFKSVAEVESGLQFLIDKYPPLVAKLAVAPGAKEPRYGHLLGGEEALAQIETAAGYAGAVSAPQQGSRVAQLEQEVLQLRSDFDGLAAQFEAFRKQFE